The nucleotide sequence GGCATGATCGCGTTGAGTGGCTATGACGGGTTTATGTACTCGGTGGGCTGGCTGGTTGCGTATCTCACTGTGCTCTTGATCGTGGCTGAACCGTTGCGTAATTCGGGTAAATACACAATGGCCGACGTGGTGTCGTTTCGGTTGACCCCGGCCCCGGTGCGATCCATGGCGGCCCTGAGCACCCTAGTGATCAGCACGTTTTATATGATCGCCCAGATGGTAGGCGCGGGCGGTTTGATTCACCTGCTGCTCGGCCTCGATTACACCATGGCCATTTTGATCATCGGCGTGCTGATGGTCCTGTACGTGGTGTTCGGGGGAATGCTCGCCACCACTTGGGTGCAGATCGTCAAAGCGGTACTGCTCATGGGCGGAACGATCGTCATCAGTTTCCTGGTGCTGATGAATTTTCACTTCAGCGTCTGGGAAATGTTTCAGGCTGTGGTCGACAAGTACGGCCCCTCCTATTTGGAGCCGGGGTTGCGCTTTAAGAATCCCATTGACCAGATTTCTTTGGGTTTAGCGCTGGTCTTGGGGACAGCGGGATTGCCCCACATTCTGATCCGGTTTTATACTGTGCCCACCGCCAAGGAAGCGCGCAAATCGGTAGTGTGGGCCACGGTCATCATCGGGGGATTTTATCTCATGACCACATTTCTTGGTTTTGGGGCTGCTGCCTTGGTGGGTAAAGACGAAATTCTCAAACTGGACAAAGGCGGCAACATGGCGGCGCCACTTTTGGCCCAGCACCTCGGCGGCGACTTCTTGATGGCCTTTATCGCTGCGGTGGCTTTTGCCACGATTCTGGCGGTGGTGGCCGGGCTGACCATTGCGGCTTCATCGGCCTTCGCCCATGATTTTTATTCCAATGTCATTCGCAGGGGACAGGCGACAGAAAGTGAGCAGGTGCGGGTGGCGCGGTATACGTCCTTGGTGGTGGGCGTGGCGGCCATTGCCCTGGGCATTCTGGCCCGGAACTGGAATGTGGCGTACATGGTGGCTTTGGCTTTTGCGGTCGCGGCCAGCGCCAATGTGCCGGTGCTCATCTTCTCCCTCTTCTGGAAGAGGTTTAACACCGCCGGAGCGGTGACGGGGATGGCCGTGGGACTGATTTCTTCCCTCGTCCTGGTGTTTATCAGCCCGGCGGTGATGGATGCGAAATCGGCCATTTTCCCGCTCCAAAACCCCGGGGTGGTCAGTATTCCCCTGGGATTCTTGGCCGCGTGGTTGGGGACGTACCTGCAGCCCGCCGAAAAAGATTCAGATCGGCGGTTTGCCGAGCTGTTTGTACGCTCTCAAACGGGGATCGGTGCAGAATAGAGACCGGCGGCGTGAAACGCCGGGGTGATGGTTGGTGCGAATTTTACGAAATGCGAACTTGGGGCCGCGCCGGTGGCGCGGTTTTTTTTTCGGGCTCTTCTTTTGCAGGCGTACAGCGGAACGTGGTACCATGACGGAGAGATGAAGGCGGGAGGAGGAGATGGATTATTGAGTCGGTGGATGGTGTGGCTATTGGTCATTTCTTTGCCCTTGACGGTGATCGGCGAGTGGTTGCATTGGTCTGAGATCTTGTTGTTTTGGCTGGCATGTCTCGCCATTATTCCCTTGGCCGGACTCATGGGACAGGCGACAGAGAGCATTGCCATTCGCAGTGGGCCTCGGATCGGGGGGCTGTTGAACGCCACTTTTGGGAATGCCGTGGAGCTGATCATCGGTTTTTTTGCGATTCGGCAAGGTCTGGTTCAAGTGGTGCAGGCTTCTCTTACCGGATCTATCCTCGGCAATCTTCTCCTGGTGGCAGGGCTGAGCTTTTTGATCGGAGGCATGCGATATCCTATCCAGACCTTTAACCGACTGGCCGCGGGCACCAATGCCTCCATGATGATGATCGGCGTGGTCATCGCTTTGGTCATTCCTGCCATTTTCACCCTGCAGCGGCCGGCCATTGGGTTGGAACTGAGCGTCGGAGTGGCGATCATCACTTGGTTGCTTTACCTGTTGGGTCTATTTTTCAGCCTGTTTACCCACCGGAACATCTTTAATTACACCCAAGATCTATCAGCTGAAGAAGCTCCTTGGGGCATGGCGCGGTCTCTCGGGGTGCTGGTGGCCGCCACTTTGGCCGTGGCCTATGAAAGTGAGATCTTGGTGGGAACGATTGAGCACGTATCAAAAGCTTTTGGTTGGTCGGACGTGTTTATCGGGGTGATCGTGGTG is from Kyrpidia tusciae DSM 2912 and encodes:
- a CDS encoding solute symporter family protein gives rise to the protein MNSAFILFGIIVLITLAITYWASRRTRTTSEFYAAGRSLTGWQNGLAISGDYMSAASFLGISGMIALSGYDGFMYSVGWLVAYLTVLLIVAEPLRNSGKYTMADVVSFRLTPAPVRSMAALSTLVISTFYMIAQMVGAGGLIHLLLGLDYTMAILIIGVLMVLYVVFGGMLATTWVQIVKAVLLMGGTIVISFLVLMNFHFSVWEMFQAVVDKYGPSYLEPGLRFKNPIDQISLGLALVLGTAGLPHILIRFYTVPTAKEARKSVVWATVIIGGFYLMTTFLGFGAAALVGKDEILKLDKGGNMAAPLLAQHLGGDFLMAFIAAVAFATILAVVAGLTIAASSAFAHDFYSNVIRRGQATESEQVRVARYTSLVVGVAAIALGILARNWNVAYMVALAFAVAASANVPVLIFSLFWKRFNTAGAVTGMAVGLISSLVLVFISPAVMDAKSAIFPLQNPGVVSIPLGFLAAWLGTYLQPAEKDSDRRFAELFVRSQTGIGAE
- the cax gene encoding calcium/proton exchanger — its product is MKAGGGDGLLSRWMVWLLVISLPLTVIGEWLHWSEILLFWLACLAIIPLAGLMGQATESIAIRSGPRIGGLLNATFGNAVELIIGFFAIRQGLVQVVQASLTGSILGNLLLVAGLSFLIGGMRYPIQTFNRLAAGTNASMMMIGVVIALVIPAIFTLQRPAIGLELSVGVAIITWLLYLLGLFFSLFTHRNIFNYTQDLSAEEAPWGMARSLGVLVAATLAVAYESEILVGTIEHVSKAFGWSDVFIGVIVVAIIGNAAEHSSAVLMAWRDRMDVSLEIAIGSSLQIAMFVAPLLVFTSLAVGNPMTLVFSWPEIAAMVLGVALITLLSLDGKSNWLEGAMALGAYVIMGIGFYLI